In Pieris rapae chromosome 6, ilPieRapa1.1, whole genome shotgun sequence, the sequence TTATAAGAGTCAGGTAAAAACGAAAGTTCATTAAACCATCACTATATCGTTATCATTAAGACAATGTAAGTCCTGTAAGTAATCCGTTAACAATCTGTCATCATTGTGTCATGTTTTTGATGTCAACAGTACTTCCTTAATTTACCCGATTTCCAAAAGAGTCATTTTGTATTATActtggttatttaaaaaaataattcacatCCACATCGCGGTATCGTTCCGGAACCGCTTCTCGCATTACTATAGTATTCCatactatataatactatAGTAATGCGATAGATAATATGACTAAAGAAGTCTTTGGGCTTTAGCTTTACCGATTTTGGTCAAGGTAATACGAAGAGCCGCTCGGCGCTCGGCGTTCTGTAGTTTCGGAGGCCAAAGCTCTCTTTGGGTCCCAGCAGAGGTGTAGGGCCATGTGATTTTACATATTCGCatagagaatattttttaatcgcaATGTGTTTAGGATCCAGGTACCGACCTTAGTACAACACGCAATGCGTGTTCAACTACGGAAGCagttgattatttaaaaactggatttttttaaacaagcgGGATTTTCATCTCATTTAATCAATTCTAATCAATTAGGCATCTATCAATTATCGTCAAGCTGTCGTTGAAGCCCTATGCACAAACCCGGGAGGTAACCATCCTAGCAAGAGCTCTAAAAATCTCATTTCAGAGACATTTAGTTTGAACAACGGTAACTAAAAAGGCCACCTTAACTGGCCGACACCACATGGTGTTTCGCGGGGTGAGGGGAGTCGTGGGAACGTCGCAGGCGCACATATGGAGCGCAGCTTTATCTTAACCATAATAcgcgtataatatttaatttttgtttaataatttatactgcCAGATGTCCGGGAAATTCTATGAAAATTGATCGTGTTTAAAAAAGGGTAAATTACGTTTTGAGTTCGTTCCAAaaaccaattataaatataatattaactgttcAGGAGCATAAACAAAATCTTATGGACTAAagtacagtttaaaaaaataattgtttgccTCCGGAGATGTGTCGCAGTAAATCAGAATTTCatcgaaaacaaaaaatattaagagtcCCAAGTTCAACATCGCCTTTAAACTTGAGATTAAAATAAGTGCCAAGATTTATAATCTCGTCGTCgaatatttcatacaattaatagtaataaaaaaacatttcttttatatgtgttgtcaattatatttcttatcaaTCTAGGTTAGTAGTTAGTTCCAGTTCACCATTAAAGTACCCTGAAACATATGAATCCCAACAATGTATCAGAAACCTAATGCTATGTTTCAAACACATCTTGTAATAAAGACAATGAGGATGAATTGAGCCATAAAAGTgacatttcaaatttttttccCGTCACagaaattgataaattataattaaataagctaTTAGAAGTCACCATATATATGTCATACAAAAACGATCCTTGGTTgttaatcaatataattagaaataatatacacattAGACTAGATGTTTTCCGTCGTCCTACATTCTTAATGTATTATACCATtgagtaataataaacaacaCATTTTATGAGGGACGTACGATCATACGAAATGGATATATTATACAAGACAGTTTATATGAAATAGATGTCTGAGCCAAAGTAATACCGTCATTTGTCATGTTTCGAAGAAAAATCGCTAATACAGTGCCAAGTGCCAACAGTCAGATAACTGTCAATTttcactttataatatttcgtagTTACACTAGCACCGCGTTTAGATGACCAATTCACGAATACGCGAGAATATATATGACTATCAAAATAGATTTCAgacggaaaataataaactgatACAAGAGTCTATCCTCcaacattaattttgttcCGTTTGAGATACACTCTTGGGCCATGGGTTTAAAGtgtatagaaattaaatatttcagttggCACCTGGtagctttcctcgctcaacgaataagtatcacaATACAGTGAGGAAACGCTGTCATCATGGTACACAAGgactaaagtttttaattttttttatagaacagggggcgaacgggcaggaggctcacctgatgttaagtgattaaaaattaaaactaaaattaattttagttttctatttttaattattattattactgtgtaTGTTaactatattgtaaatacactttatttgtgtattataatactaagtttttctttttttgaggAACTACTCTTCGACATATTATACACCACAGTGCGGctgcataataaaattatggctattttaaactgtttatttattctttcaaTTCGTTTTTACCAAGTCAAACGGAGCCAGTTAGCGTGGCTGTTTAACTCGTTCGACTTTTGAGTGATCGCCTGGCCTCTGTCCAAAAACGTTCAATTTTATAACCTTCCATTTCACTTTCGGAAACTCAGGTACGTTCTCATATGTCGGAAATAGACAAACAGTTGAATAACCGTCCTAGCTCGCTCAATGCCAttgaaatctatatataaaatttgactttgtgtatgtttatttatcatttttgtttaggtttgttattaaactttttcgATACATAaggtttaaaagtaaatttatgaCAGCGGATATTGAACTACAACGATATTGGGTTTTGTTAGATAGTGTATTTGGAGTTCTTTGTACAATCTCTTCTCAAAGATTTTTGGTGTTATTCGATATcttgatacatatatatatatatatatgagctTTGAGAAACATCAAGTAGATATCATATATGAGGGATATATGAACTGATAATAATCAGTTATGAAACTTTTCCCTAAACATCAGGCGGTAATTTTCGATGCAATGCAACTGATGGAACAACATGCCAGATCCGCAACATCCAAAACATGACTTCTTTCAGGATATTATGTAAAAGTTGTCTTTTGGAATGTCAGTCAGATATGCTGGGGATTTAGCAGCatatttgatttgtttgaattttttttaataggtaatataattgggaaatatttttcgtagtgtattttaataatgggtatgtatatgtttatatcCAATATGTGAATATGTTTATTCTTTCTGTCTTAATTTGAGAATTGCTATGTTTTCACTTTTGATGTAATCTTGTAGGGCCGAAGATAGGTTGTGATGGTTCATGGTGATAACTGATAAGTGTCAAGTAAATTTACATACTTCCATATCGTATCCTTAGTTGCAGtcaaaaatttagatttaattttatacccTTAAAAGCAAAGTTACAAACACCAAGGCAATCTGccaataattatcaattaattatccATTACGGTGCGATTTTAATGTATTGGAAACATTGATCGTAGATACCCTGAGGTGCTCTCATTACCATGCTCTTTTATTTTGCCTATCTAATATTTAGATTGATAGTCTAccaatgattttaaaataaactgcgatattaatataatctaaagacgaatatttatttattcattcatacattacatataattatttgcttaaattataattgcagATTTATTATACGCAAAGTTATGGACAAGGCTATTTACACGTTAACTTAAATGGTatagtagtatatatattaaaatcagatGTCAGAAAGTAAACAATCACCATCTGATAAGACTAATATGAAATTCATAGCAAATAATTTGTTGCCCACGACTTTATTTCAGTACAGTAAAAATGAATTCATTTGATTCGTCGTTGCAATTTTTAGACAAATGTTACTTGGAAGACAGCCATCATGGAACCGCAAGTATCTGTTTAAAATCGTATAATGAGAtgcacaataataatataatttataagggTCAGCTAGTTGTAAATGTTTTCTCGACGCACATgatgactattaaaatatggaCGAATTGTGATGCGGAAGGTTTTAGCTGGCTCTGTGCCCGTGTTGTCATGGCAATGGGCCAGCCAGGGTCATGAGCGGACGATGCACTTCCATCATATGACTATGTAACAATGGGTATTAGTCTAGAAATCTGAAACCTAAGTCAGATTTGACATAATTATAAGGTATATATTTCCGACTATATTTCacacatattatataggtGTCTCATaagaaagtttatatttagttgatcaatttataaaaaagtaagtcGAGTATGAAAATAGTGTTTGTTCACGCAGTAAGCTAAATGTAAACTTTCTTTTGAATTACACCTGTAATATTTCTAATTGTAATTCCAAAtgattaatattcatttttttatttactgtcgTAGTATGATCTGTGtggtacatattatataatatactatataacgTATAACGTAATGGTAGAGACACTAGAAATAATAAGTAGCCAGTGAAACACATTTGACATAAATCTAGGAAAAAGAACCTGCCTTCCctagttatatttatagagaAACACTCCTCATTTCAACCAGTAAAAACGCTTATATCATTGCCAAGACTTCACACGTTTATGTAAATTCGTATCTTACATAGCAATAGTTCATTATCTAAAGCTAAGAAGTGCCAGGATAAGATAAGAAAGTAGTTATCTAACCCTTAGGGACTTAGaaaaaacaacacaaaaagttttgtttactATGCAGGTAGTTTCGTTTAAAGCTTGCTAGAGaatatttttcgattttacttttacacaaAGTTTAACACcactaaaatgaaaaaaatcgaAAGAGCATTTATGGGTGTGtttatttctatgaaaaatgatttgtgataaacaaaataataatacaagaaTGTTGCAGACAATAAAAAcgtataaatactatttaaaaaattaatttgatttacagCTGTAGGAAAAGAGAACTTCCCTGTTCACTCGATAGTGAAATTGTGATTTTCTGAGCTGCGGTATGAGTCTATCTTTTTGTAGATTTTACAACAGAAAGTCAATAATTGTGTGTCTCATTTGACAGTTATAATAGCTAGTAACTAAAAGGTCACGTTTAGCAGTTCAATACCACTTGCAATACGTAGAAGCAATTATACCTAATCACTGGCATCTAGCGATGGTAGTTGTTCAAATCTAGTTTGCTacgttaaagaaaaattacctTTAAGAGGGTTAGGCGTTTGCAGCCGTATGCGTATGTTTTTAAGGTAAACACACATAACCTTAGGGGCATTGGTTCGCTAACATTAGTGGCCAAACAGATGTGTGAGATGTTTGTTTAGGCAACTCGTTAACGATATCGGACGATGCTTTGAACTTTCAAGGATATTTAGATGtgaattgtatgaaaatatcaatagatcataattgtataaagaaaaCGAGATAAAGTGTCtatatttattgcttattgCTATAAAAAAGAACTATATGCCAAGGAGAAAACAAGTAGGCCACGCACAAAAAAAGGTGGATAGAACAAATAGAAGAAAagtcatagaaagaaagtcataAAAAagctggaggaggcctttacctGTGAATGGGTTCCGATCGACGGTACTGACGGTAGCTAGGATATAGGataacaagtaaaaatattctaagttgtatattatattttttgtcatgattggaaataaaataatatatattttattattaattaataaaataattattaaataatataatatattatattaaatatatattatattattaacctgATAAATGGTATAATCCcatcaaagtaaaataatattagtaatctatatttgtgataatatatacaatgctGTGTTAAGGGGTCTGGAGGACACACCACATCTTTGTTGCCCTCTTGGcccaaatttattattcttttcaatccagtttacataataatatagcgAAACcaagtatagattattttattaaagtatcttTTATAGAGGCCTTGTTGCCCTAAGACGAACCTTATTTGCGACAAAGTTAGTAGCTTCCTATATTTTTTGGAATAATTCAAAACGGAGGGTGCATGTGTCATGTGCATTTATTCACCAGTGCTGGCGAAGTTCCAGACAACTAAAATAGCTGGCGATGTCATTGTACTAAAAGGAAGCCCTATATCCCTTTGTCGTTGATGCTTCTTTAATCAACGCTTGCGGAAATTTTTGCCTTCGGCCCGTAGTAATTTGGGTGATTGTGGAAATCTCCAATTCCTTTTTTTTGTCCAAAagaaagtttttatgatatattttaatattttttattcaacttGTTGACTTGATGTGTAAattgttacatattaaaaaaaatatagtctcGCGTCTGTCTGTATGAATGCAATATGCGTACTACGGAAGGGACTTACTTTGTACGGTACCAATACAAAGTATACgtaacaaaaattacaaacaaaaaaggtaattataacaattattgtagaaaaggtcacaaaatattttgctaataAACCCGAAATCAACGTGGAATAACGGATCTGTTCCTACTGTTTCAACGCAATACATTTATTGCGATTATTCTTAACAGAGTAAAAATACGATACGTATACGATACGATACGATAAATACGATAGATATGATTTCtacatagtatattttattgcaagtAAATAGAATTGTTATGCTTTTCTATAGAGTTAGTTTTAGGATTATCTgttcaatcaaaaacatttatcgcgaaatttttatttaattgaatactcTATCATTGCAGGATATCAAttatgagtatattagataaCATGGCTGTGTTCCTTCTTACCATTATCTTctataaatacacatttatgTACCTATCTTATATAAACATGTACAAAATTAtcattgatatttaatatgaacgtTTTatgattgtaatattaaagccatacgtttttacaatattttatatcttgtaCTCTAAAGAGACATTCCTATCTTTGAACAAAAGTTAAAGATTCCTTGTtcgatgatttttttatagataatatgaGCTAAGAACAGCATggattcaatttaaataacaaatacaattcaaaTCTCCCCGCCAACATCAAAGACAGaattctgtttaaaaaaataacaatatttgaatttggaactaaaaacaattatcGTTACATTTTGATAGAGTATACGATATTATCACCTTAACTTTACCGtgtaaactatattaattttaaactacaacGATTTTTTCACTGAATTTCCGAACGtgtaaaaacagaaaaactaTAGAATATTTGGCTGAAAATCACATAATAGTTACTAAGGCAAAAAGTGCGACGAAGCGCGAGCCCTTTTTAGTCTTATACTCGAAATAAATTTCGAAAGGAAACGTGATTCCCTCCAAGGTCAAGTAAATTAGTATTCGTATGTGTTCGTTTGACCGGACGCAAAAACTTGTTAATATGCGACTTGACGAATTTTTTCTAACAATAAGCCTAAAGCGATATATCGAAGGTTAggacaaaatcaattatttcgTCCCATGAGaaaattttgtacattttctagttaaagttttcaaagttaattaaaaccttTGAGGGATTGCGACGTTTATCTAAATGTTTAACTTTATATACTTAGGATTTATAAGAAATcttaaatagattataaacatatagtgAAAATACTTAAGTTAGTTACTTGCAACGCAATAATCACATTACGTAAAGTCAAATACTGAAATTaagattattgtttttttttatagaacagaaatTGTACTGAAAACTTATCCAACGCTGTATAGGCGCATTTAAACagagaaataaaactaaattaatcaataagtCAAATCAATTCAAGTGAGTATaagtcatttttaaatcataaaacttTATCAAAAAGGCAACAGTCTCCCGACAAGTACAGTacggtaaaataatattatgttaaagtgAATATGAGAGCAACAGAGTAATATACTAGCGCTAATATACTATGCACcctttttattgtaaataataaggttttttatttcttcttcatGACATTCATTGTTCGTATTGGCAGATATCGATTATCTAATCTAGTTAAACTTGACAAGTCTCCAAAAGCCTGAGTTTTAGAGCAGTTTCTGCCCCTCtttcctaaaaataattaaccaaTTTCaacatcatataaaaattctttacTTTGTTGTCTCGAACTTTTTTAATCGAATTtccttttctttattaaattctgaAAACTGCAATAAACTGTCCAAACCGGCGACATCCCTCTAACGAGTTCCTTGACAAGTTCAAagtaaaaacgttttatttacttaccttCTCTGttcttacataatttttaatactcaGTTGTAAACGTGttctagtttttttattattttttatcatacacACAGCTTCAGTGACTCAGTGGACCAGcaaatttattctataaacTAAACGATTACGCCTTGGATTCGATTTTCGAAAGCCATGTTTGTTAGGTTCTGAATGCTGGTGACATATCCTAGGCTATAAAAATTGGAATTATGTAGTAGAAAAAAGTCTGCCTTACATGGTACGGGCTTcactatttaaacattaaaatacattttataaatgatattctATTCTGCATTatctttaattacattatttcataGCTTAAAAcgaatgtttattttagtaagcttattttgaaaatagattCCCAAATAACgctttttttatcaatttttattttatttatttatttatttatgaagtctacaacatcatacatattacgaaatcttctgataattttataaaatcttttatctaatatgtagggcaataattacttaatctTAAAATTGAATCACGATGAGGGAATGAAGAAGACGAAGCAATCGCTGTTGCGATGCTCATGTcgagattttaaaatgttgtggTAAGTGGTTCATCCGGAATAAGAAAATAGGTGTCAATCTGCTTATAGGATTAATGAGAAGGCAAAGAcattttgcttttaaaattgatcagGCGATAGCAATGTGGATATGCGAGAAACGTGAATCAGTTAAATTCGGCGAAACCAGACAAGTGATTCATAAGACTgatctttattttttgtaaattaataactgatatacattttatgtagAATGTGTTTTTAATGTGCTAATGTATGCGTAAATATtgcgtaaaatattattattttattaaataaaaatttatgaccATCTAAAATATAggtttctaataatattttatttattcacaaaaattgttttacaaataatataaatataaatttattcgaaAGTCACGTGAAATATTAACGTGATtcttatattagtaaatacttgacaacataataattatcatatataattagaCTAGTAAGCCGCTTATTGAGCGGTTAATGAACTTTGTTAATTCAAGGAATCAATTCTAAAAATGCCGGTGTCTTAGTCATAACCTCAACTACTACCAAGAAGCAACTAGGAAGACAGAAAGGGACCACGCAGCCGCTCAATGTTGTCGCGCATGCGCCCAGCACCTTTTACAGATATCATAAACCCCGAACGAAGCACAAAGCAGGAAACTCTAGGGCCCGTCGTACCAAATGTCGGGAGTTTTAAAtctcgtaatattttaattttataccaaCCTTCAGTGAAAACGAGCATGTGATTTGCTAGTGCTACTTCTAACAGTGGTTTTTACGTCATCATGTATAAAACTGTGCGCCATGGCGAAAATAGTCTTCAGTATACTATCCTTCCGCAGACCGAAGAAGTGCTTAACAACAGTGGACTTAAAGGGAAAGGGCGCGATTACAGCCCCTCAATTCACGTGAGACGGTCCAGGCGAAGATCAACCctcaaatatgtattaatggtTATATTTGGAACCGTTATAGCCCTAGCATTGGCTTCGGTTCCTCTTTACGTTATGAACGGTGCTATATTTGCACGAAGAATGCAATTCGATCACCATGATACTACGACGCCAGCTCTCACTCCTGGTGGAAGAGAAATATTACGATCCCGTAAAAAGGAACTGAAGATGTCTGCTGAAACTACCATGAAACCTAAATTGGACATTTTAACTACCACAATAACTTCCTCTACTACTTCACCAGTCCCCATAACTGTGACCAGTGAAAAGATTACAAATCCATGGACGATGCCTGCTTTAAGGTCTTGGAAAGCAGCGTCATCGACGGCTCTACCACAATTACCAACAGAAGATATCGAACGGATTCCACTCATTGGTACACCTTCAGGAAGTGTGCGTCTTCTAGACCATTACATGTCCATGAGGCCATGGGATAAGGACATAATAATTAGACCAACCGTCACCTCAGAACCTATAACGATTCGTGAcgtttttaactattattcCATTCACTCTACAGAGAAAGTTGTAACGGATAGCCCGAAAGTATTTGAAGATGTATTGATCACCACAAAGGCTACGATGAAGAACATAGCAACTACTGAAGCTAGTGCGAGTGATCTATCAAAGTTCAATGACCTAAAAGACACACTGCTATCCGCAGATACCGATGAAGAGGTAAAGGAAACGCTAGAAGAGGACGAAGTATTTTCTTTACCACCATTAAAACCAGATACGGCGGTGGGCTCGGATTCAGATGAAGTTACAGTTTCTAAGACCACAAATGGCTGGTATGGCCAGAAATGGCCATTTGTAGATTCCTCAACTTACTTCCAGTGGCCTGTGAATGTAAGTATTTCGATAACGATCGACTTGTGATAATTGATTTCAATAAACAGGTTGGTTATTATTGTGCCAATGCCAAAATAATATGTTGgttaaagtaaattactttGCCGTTATAATATTGGCAGTCATAAGAATATTTTCCTAAATCTTTTAgtgatattaattacttagaGCCTTTAGTATTctctagtatatttttaatatccattacaaatatataggcAATGGATTTTTAGGATGTCCTATGTGACGTTAATCAAAGGCAATACAAACCACAATAATAGTCAACAAATATTAAGTTCTAAGAATTGGCTttgaatttacaaaaaaatgttttcttcatatttttttcgcATTGCCTGAAGAATTTGTTTACTGTTTATTTGTTGTTGCTTGTTGTTAAGTGTAAAAACCCGATTTCTTGGTTCATAATCAAAAGATTAATCCTAGTTCATATTAGTTCtggatttattttgtttcgcTTTGGGAAAGAAAAGTTCATTAGGATTTTTGTTATAACCACGAATCCGATATTACCTTTTACATGATTACAGGTCTAaagacttttatttaataagcttTTTCAGACATAAATAAGTCGAATTCAGTCAGAATTCTGGTGTTTTAAAGATTCTTTTTCACAGAGCCCCAATGATGGCATCTTACTACCACTATTAACAGCGGCTTTATCATCGATGACTCTGGTGCTACTATTGGCTTTTGCGATCAAGTTAAGAAAACGTACCAGCCATCCCTGCGCTCATACTGGGGtaagaataataatgtatCAGCTCTTATAAGAAAGCAGTGTTGGCAGTTGCATCAATCGACTGTCTATGTGGGCATTTAATACTCACTCGTACGgtgaaaaaaaacatcgttaggaaGTTGGCCTTAGAAACAAAAAGGCGACTGGCGTGTGTTAGCTACAGAAGATtggtacagaaatctgaggccacattttcattttctaaaaacgttaatataattcatatataaatcttttttcttaTCACTATCGTGTCACTTTGCAAACTTTGTTGTTGTTCTTGTTCTTTTCTTACcctatatgtaatttttatagacaTTTGTTGGATCGCATCATTTTCTAAACCTAACCTTTACGCTTTTAAGATAAGCACTTACAGTTTACTTACAGCAGTTTTGCATATTATGTTAGTTTACAGCGATGCATATATCGATCGATATGTCCTGTCCTGTCGCATTAATAATATAGCGAGAACGGTGATGTAGACGCCGTATCGGACCTAGATCGATAAACTGGACACCTGCTTGGTATCTCCTCAGTAATAGGCACAAATAGTGAATAGAAACTTCTCTAAAAGATCTTTATTTCTTGATTTTTAGCCTGCTTACAACTCTTTTTtagtatctaaataaataaagtagtaGCAATGTGCATGCCGGCTTGAGTgatttagtatataaataatttaattgtggTATGGTAGCGTTCAAATGCGTCgaataatcttttatttcagcataatataacattaattgtatttgtcaTACGATTGAAATAAGAGAACGTAAGTAGGTACTCTTATTTCAATCGTATGACAAAGACATGACGCCCAATAGATTTCTTCACGCCTTAACGttcctaaataatattattgacatcTTATCAATtgtatcaaattataataataataatataataggcatctttatttattgattatgatTCGTTTATTCTGCTAATTGCAGTTAACTCAaacataattatgaaataagtaTATAGGTATTAGTTTGGGAACACAGCGTTCCTGTCTTCGTATCaacatttatatgatttaccTATGCATATTGATAacagtattatattttgattttctagAAGTTATCCGCCGAATCTCAAACTGACGACAACACTAACTTATTGACGGCTGAAAATCCAGAAGAAGTCGAGGAGTGAGAtgagaaattataatttaattttgctttttGTCATATGCACATTAAGGaaacattttgaatataaaatacatgatttttagatccatttccatttaaatactataaaaaaatcttttgatgAGTAATTTTCCTAATCGTGCATAAGAccttaaatgataattaaattttacataatctaTCATATAACAACCTAATGTCTATGGTATCTCATTGATCGATAAAAAGACATCCATATACAATgttcattattaaattcgtAGACGGACTATGGTTCTATACTCTATCTACGATTAAATTGAAGTCTGTGACCATAgagcatatatttaattttaccagGCTTTGTCATCCTAAATCTATGGTTTTGCTCATAAACTGTTTTAGACTGAATGAGAGGAATTATtgccaaatttaaaatcaccATTAATCAATGCTGTATTGGGTTACCATTtcctaatattattgaatttaataaattaaataatttctattaatataacgtcttaaacataaaatataatctttagcTATCATGAGCTTTTAGAcactatcaaaaatatattcgcTGTTTCCGAAACGCATTTTCCATATCTGAAagtattttaagaaatctcagtattaataaatgtggtgtggacatttattttttaatatattggacTAGATTAAGTACCGGCGTACCTACATTCACAAAATTGCTTTGTTAAATAGATATAAGACTGATATAgcgtttttgttaatttctagTGGTAAAGTCCGATTAGTAACCTATTTTTGTAAAAGCACTAGGTATTTTTTGTGCTTCGTTAGAATAAGGTGTGTTATCAAGGAAGGGCATAATCGGTTTGTGATAAAATGAAAGGAATTGCACGGCATCGTTTTACAAGTGCCGAACACGCTGTATCATGcgaaattttatatcataagCCGCACATAATATCTAGATGTTAATTTCAAGCTTTTGT encodes:
- the LOC110992985 gene encoding uncharacterized protein LOC110992985, with translation MYKTVRHGENSLQYTILPQTEEVLNNSGLKGKGRDYSPSIHVRRSRRRSTLKYVLMVIFGTVIALALASVPLYVMNGAIFARRMQFDHHDTTTPALTPGGREILRSRKKELKMSAETTMKPKLDILTTTITSSTTSPVPITVTSEKITNPWTMPALRSWKAASSTALPQLPTEDIERIPLIGTPSGSVRLLDHYMSMRPWDKDIIIRPTVTSEPITIRDVFNYYSIHSTEKVVTDSPKVFEDVLITTKATMKNIATTEASASDLSKFNDLKDTLLSADTDEEVKETLEEDEVFSLPPLKPDTAVGSDSDEVTVSKTTNGWYGQKWPFVDSSTYFQWPVNSPNDGILLPLLTAALSSMTLVLLLAFAIKLRKRTSHPCAHTGKLSAESQTDDNTNLLTAENPEEVEE